The Devosia sp. A16 genome includes a window with the following:
- a CDS encoding ABC transporter substrate-binding protein, giving the protein MNKSSILGLAVAATVLGLAVPALAEDVKIGILGDLTGPIESLAPPIVAGAQLAFDQVNAQGGILGGGKIVSVTGDSACDPSVAGPAADKLVNTDQVTAIVGAFCTGATIGAATAAGIPGGVVMISPSASAPALTTLEDNDLVYRTTPSDAFQGVKMADLLIQKGIKDVAVTYVNNDYGKGLADVFVATFTAAGGTVSANVAHEDGKADYRAELGQLSSGGSQNLVILAYASGSGKTVLQQAIEGGEFTAFVGGDGMIGDDLVTGLDPAAVNGKIIATRAGAYTGESAGIYKKLATDAGQDPAATYAPQAYDAAFLLALAIEKNGSAKREGLAAALREVASAPGEKILPGEWAKALELIKAGTDIDYDGAGGPADFDKAGDVDGIIVEVDVEDGKFVEVGPVK; this is encoded by the coding sequence ATGAACAAATCCAGTATCCTTGGCCTCGCCGTTGCCGCGACCGTGCTCGGTCTCGCAGTTCCGGCGCTCGCCGAAGACGTCAAGATCGGCATTCTGGGCGATCTGACCGGGCCGATCGAAAGCCTGGCTCCCCCGATCGTCGCCGGCGCCCAGCTCGCCTTCGACCAGGTCAATGCCCAGGGCGGAATCCTCGGCGGCGGCAAGATCGTCTCCGTCACCGGCGACTCTGCCTGCGATCCGTCGGTTGCCGGCCCGGCCGCCGACAAGCTGGTCAACACCGACCAGGTGACCGCCATCGTCGGCGCCTTCTGCACGGGCGCCACCATCGGCGCCGCCACTGCCGCCGGCATCCCGGGCGGCGTCGTGATGATTTCGCCGTCGGCTTCGGCGCCGGCGCTCACCACGCTCGAAGACAACGACCTGGTCTACCGCACCACGCCGTCGGACGCCTTCCAGGGCGTGAAGATGGCTGACCTCTTGATCCAGAAGGGGATCAAGGACGTTGCCGTCACCTACGTGAACAACGACTACGGCAAGGGTCTCGCCGACGTGTTCGTGGCGACCTTCACCGCCGCCGGCGGCACCGTGTCGGCCAACGTCGCTCATGAAGACGGCAAGGCGGACTATCGCGCCGAGCTGGGGCAGCTCTCCTCGGGCGGCTCGCAGAACCTGGTTATCCTCGCCTACGCTTCGGGCTCGGGCAAGACTGTGCTGCAGCAGGCGATCGAAGGCGGCGAGTTCACCGCGTTCGTCGGCGGCGACGGCATGATCGGCGACGACCTGGTGACCGGCCTCGATCCGGCTGCCGTCAACGGCAAGATCATCGCCACCCGCGCCGGCGCCTATACCGGCGAGTCGGCCGGCATCTACAAGAAGCTGGCGACCGATGCCGGTCAGGATCCGGCGGCGACCTATGCCCCGCAGGCCTATGACGCGGCGTTCCTGCTCGCTCTCGCGATCGAGAAGAACGGCTCGGCCAAGCGCGAAGGCCTCGCCGCCGCGCTGCGCGAAGTCGCTTCCGCTCCGGGCGAGAAGATCCTTCCCGGCGAATGGGCCAAGGCGCTCGAGCTGATCAAGGCCGGCACCGACATCGACTATGACGGCGCCGGTGGTCCGGCCGATTTCGACAAGGCCGGCGACGTCGACGGCATCATCGTCGAGGTCGACGTTGAGGACGGCAAGTTCGTCGAAGTGGGCCCGGTGAAGTAA
- a CDS encoding SDR family oxidoreductase, translating to MSWSTKDIPEQTGKLALVTGATGGLGYETALELARAGAEVVLTGRNADKGASALARIRAEVPRARVSYENLDLSALANVTAFVERFAATRDRLDILVNNAGVMAPPQRELTADGLELQFATNYLSHFALTGLLLPLLVAAAAPRVVSLASVAARGGRIDFANLQSERDYKPMVAYSQTKLACLMFGFELQRRSNANGWGIASMVAHPGVARTELIVNGMGDASPAGFARRYLSMLFQPVPQGALPTLMAATDIHARPGGYYGPQGLFEVRGHPGEASVPTQATDLEVARRLWQVSEQLTGIRFADRASVAA from the coding sequence ATGAGCTGGTCGACCAAGGATATTCCTGAGCAAACGGGCAAGCTCGCCCTCGTCACCGGCGCCACCGGCGGGCTCGGTTACGAAACCGCGCTGGAGCTGGCGCGCGCCGGCGCCGAGGTGGTGTTGACCGGCCGCAACGCTGACAAGGGCGCGTCCGCCCTCGCCCGCATCCGCGCCGAGGTGCCACGCGCCCGCGTTTCCTATGAGAACCTCGATCTCTCCGCCCTCGCCAACGTAACCGCCTTCGTCGAGCGCTTCGCCGCCACGCGCGATCGGCTCGATATCCTCGTCAACAATGCCGGCGTCATGGCCCCGCCGCAGCGCGAGTTGACCGCCGATGGCCTCGAGCTGCAGTTCGCCACCAACTACCTGTCGCATTTCGCCCTGACCGGTCTGCTGTTGCCGCTGCTGGTGGCGGCGGCAGCGCCCCGGGTCGTCTCGCTCGCCAGCGTGGCAGCCCGGGGCGGCCGGATCGATTTCGCTAACCTCCAGTCCGAGCGTGACTACAAGCCAATGGTTGCCTACAGCCAGACCAAGCTGGCTTGCCTGATGTTCGGCTTCGAGCTGCAGCGGCGCAGCAACGCCAATGGCTGGGGGATCGCGAGCATGGTTGCGCATCCCGGGGTGGCGCGCACCGAACTCATCGTCAACGGCATGGGAGACGCGAGCCCCGCCGGCTTTGCCCGCCGCTACCTCTCCATGCTGTTCCAGCCGGTGCCGCAGGGCGCGCTGCCGACGCTGATGGCGGCCACCGACATTCATGCCCGGCCTGGCGGCTATTATGGACCGCAGGGGCTGTTCGAGGTTCGGGGCCATCCGGGCGAAGCTTCGGTCCCTACCCAGGCGACCGACCTCGAGGTTGCCCGCAGGCTGTGGCAGGTCTCCGAGCAGCTGACCGGCATCCGCTTTGCTGATCGCGCCAGCGTTGCGGCTTGA
- a CDS encoding TetR/AcrR family transcriptional regulator — MTTTTFQRARKPEEISARRETLLAAAAELFDAEGPLGTGLNAIAARAGFTKSNVYRYFESREEVLLSLFLAEMERLVPALAAAVAATPAGDLDALARNLTEEFISRPRFAHLASILSSTLEANVSEDTIVMVKRTMGGMTAEMAAALRTRLPQASTEDAVWALSMVGALVTGLWPGAHPAPAAERVLSRPEFAAHRPNLERDLPRAVRAILASIA, encoded by the coding sequence ATGACCACGACGACCTTCCAGCGGGCCCGCAAGCCCGAGGAAATCAGTGCGCGCCGCGAGACCCTGCTCGCGGCGGCAGCTGAGCTGTTCGACGCCGAGGGCCCGCTCGGCACCGGCCTCAACGCCATTGCCGCCCGCGCCGGCTTCACCAAGTCCAATGTCTACCGCTACTTCGAGAGCCGCGAGGAGGTATTGCTCAGTCTGTTCCTCGCCGAGATGGAACGGCTCGTACCGGCGCTCGCCGCCGCCGTCGCGGCCACGCCGGCTGGCGATCTCGACGCGCTGGCCCGCAACCTCACCGAAGAGTTCATCTCCCGGCCCCGGTTTGCGCACCTCGCGTCGATCCTCTCCAGCACGCTCGAGGCCAACGTCTCCGAGGACACCATCGTCATGGTGAAGCGCACCATGGGCGGCATGACGGCCGAAATGGCAGCGGCGCTCCGTACTCGATTGCCGCAAGCCTCGACCGAGGATGCGGTATGGGCCCTCAGCATGGTCGGAGCGCTGGTCACCGGGCTGTGGCCCGGCGCCCACCCGGCGCCAGCTGCCGAGCGGGTGCTGTCGCGGCCGGAGTTCGCCGCGCACCGCCCCAATCTCGAACGCGACCTGCCCCGCGCCGTCCGGGCGATCCTCGCGAGTATTGCTTAG
- a CDS encoding RES family NAD+ phosphorylase, translated as MMQAPAPQPSHRLIPSRFPPIGLFDTVATAADAEAVMELAGWTNDRLVRQRLARLPQSEWVFGRANSSIVMAAFLHAAPSGSRFNGPELGAWYAAATLTTALAEVGHHLRREALARGLDTTQRTFRSYTARLEGSYRDIRGSEPELHAADSYAAGQAFGEALRAAGEDGVLYDSVRHRGGSNICAYRPSKVLDVIQAEHFEVTVSVGDKRIGATRLGG; from the coding sequence CTGATGCAGGCGCCCGCCCCACAGCCGAGCCACCGGCTGATCCCGTCGCGTTTTCCGCCGATCGGGCTGTTCGACACCGTGGCCACTGCCGCCGATGCCGAGGCGGTGATGGAACTCGCCGGCTGGACCAATGATCGGCTGGTACGGCAACGGCTGGCGCGACTGCCGCAGAGCGAGTGGGTGTTCGGCCGGGCAAACTCCAGCATCGTGATGGCAGCGTTTCTGCATGCCGCGCCGAGTGGATCGCGCTTCAACGGGCCGGAGCTCGGCGCCTGGTACGCGGCGGCGACGCTCACCACCGCCCTCGCCGAAGTCGGACACCATCTCAGGCGCGAAGCGCTGGCCCGCGGCCTCGACACGACCCAGCGTACCTTCCGCAGCTACACCGCGCGGCTCGAGGGCAGCTATCGCGACATTCGCGGGAGCGAACCGGAGCTGCACGCCGCCGACAGCTATGCCGCGGGGCAGGCGTTCGGCGAGGCGTTGCGGGCCGCCGGCGAGGACGGGGTGCTGTACGACAGCGTGCGGCATCGGGGCGGCAGCAATATCTGCGCCTATCGGCCGAGCAAAGTGCTCGACGTGATCCAGGCCGAGCATTTCGAGGTGACGGTCAGCGTCGGCGACAAGCGGATCGGGGCGACGCGGCTTGGTGGATGA
- a CDS encoding MbcA/ParS/Xre antitoxin family protein, translated as MQFGFREKPHREFAPAGGADDIVDFSRFSGPNRRRLSGPALRTFLNIAELWGLNEEQRRLVLGYPQRSTYHHWAKLAREQQPFTLDLDALLRISAVFGIHQALGVLFADPAEGVRWLKGPHMAPLFGGQPPLTLITSGTQDGLLAVRRFLDAARGGLYMPPNALDAAFTPYEDSDIVIR; from the coding sequence ATGCAATTCGGTTTCCGTGAAAAGCCTCACAGGGAGTTCGCTCCGGCCGGCGGCGCTGACGACATCGTCGATTTCAGCCGCTTCTCGGGGCCCAACCGGCGCCGGTTGAGCGGGCCGGCGCTGCGCACGTTTCTCAACATTGCCGAGCTTTGGGGCCTCAATGAGGAGCAGCGCCGGCTGGTGCTGGGCTATCCGCAGCGCTCGACCTACCACCATTGGGCGAAGCTGGCGCGCGAGCAGCAGCCGTTCACCCTCGATCTCGATGCGCTGCTGCGCATTTCGGCGGTGTTCGGCATCCACCAGGCGCTCGGCGTCCTGTTCGCCGACCCGGCGGAGGGGGTGCGCTGGCTCAAGGGGCCGCACATGGCGCCGCTGTTCGGCGGGCAACCGCCGTTGACGCTCATCACCTCGGGCACCCAGGATGGGTTGCTGGCGGTGCGGCGCTTCCTCGATGCGGCACGCGGCGGGCTCTACATGCCACCCAATGCGCTCGATGCGGCGTTCACCCCGTACGAAGACAGCGACATCGTCATCCGCTGA
- a CDS encoding branched-chain amino acid ABC transporter permease has translation MIARRSLVMFAGLFVLFTIIGLLLGAANISLLLVQSFAYALIALGLNIQWGYGGLFNFGIMGMLMLGGAAVTFISYPINAQFWGSEGPLMLGKALMAFLAGFLLVWAARRADRIGIRGGWKTFVTIIAWVVAYIVYRSQIDPAAAYIETAGGGWIGGLGLHPVLGWLFGGVLAAGVAYVVGKICLGLRTDYLAIATIGISEIIRALLKNMDWLTRGTLTVSPIPWPTPIPQDLQGQGVSIADSFVYARLGFLGLVIVILAVAFLLVQRAYGGPWGRMMRAIRDNHIAAGSMGKNVTRRQLEIFVLGSVLMGIGGAMLVSFQQIYDPGAYQPINHTFLIWVMVIVGGAGNNWGAVFGALLIYITWMISDPLSQWLFNNISNWSTDMGWGAIPEIQSRASQMRVFVLGVVITIALRYAPRGLIPEVVKREA, from the coding sequence ATGATCGCGCGTCGCTCCCTGGTGATGTTCGCCGGCCTGTTCGTGCTGTTCACGATCATCGGGCTGTTACTGGGCGCCGCCAATATCTCGCTGCTCCTGGTCCAGAGCTTTGCCTATGCGCTGATCGCGCTCGGCCTCAACATCCAGTGGGGCTATGGCGGGCTGTTCAATTTCGGCATCATGGGCATGCTGATGCTGGGCGGCGCGGCGGTCACCTTCATCTCGTATCCGATCAATGCGCAGTTCTGGGGCTCAGAAGGGCCACTGATGCTGGGCAAGGCGCTGATGGCGTTCCTCGCCGGGTTCCTGCTGGTCTGGGCAGCGCGCCGTGCCGACCGCATCGGCATCAGGGGAGGCTGGAAGACCTTCGTCACCATTATCGCCTGGGTCGTCGCCTATATCGTCTATCGCAGCCAGATCGACCCGGCCGCGGCCTATATCGAGACGGCCGGCGGCGGCTGGATCGGCGGCCTGGGGCTGCACCCGGTGCTCGGCTGGCTGTTCGGCGGCGTGCTGGCGGCCGGCGTCGCCTATGTGGTGGGCAAGATCTGTCTGGGGCTGAGGACCGACTACCTCGCCATCGCCACCATCGGCATCTCGGAGATCATCCGGGCGCTGCTCAAGAACATGGACTGGCTGACGCGCGGAACGTTGACCGTCTCACCGATCCCGTGGCCGACGCCGATCCCGCAGGATCTGCAGGGGCAGGGGGTGTCGATTGCCGACTCGTTCGTCTATGCGCGGCTGGGGTTTCTCGGACTGGTCATCGTCATCCTCGCCGTGGCGTTCCTCCTGGTGCAGCGCGCCTATGGCGGCCCGTGGGGCCGGATGATGCGCGCCATTCGCGACAACCACATCGCCGCCGGTTCGATGGGCAAGAACGTCACGCGCCGGCAGCTCGAGATCTTCGTGCTCGGCTCGGTGCTGATGGGGATCGGCGGCGCCATGCTGGTGAGCTTCCAGCAGATCTACGATCCGGGCGCCTATCAGCCGATCAACCACACCTTCCTGATCTGGGTGATGGTGATCGTCGGCGGGGCGGGCAACAACTGGGGTGCGGTGTTCGGCGCGCTGCTGATCTACATCACCTGGATGATTTCCGACCCGCTGTCGCAGTGGCTGTTCAACAACATCTCGAACTGGTCGACCGACATGGGCTGGGGAGCCATCCCCGAAATCCAGTCGCGCGCCAGCCAGATGCGGGTGTTCGTGCTCGGCGTGGTGATCACCATCGCGCTCCGTTACGCGCCGCGGGGGCTGATCCCGGAAGTGGTGAAGCGCGAAGCGTAG
- a CDS encoding branched-chain amino acid ABC transporter permease: MNELIFFFNNVVVAGVVLGSIYAVGAIGVTLIFGILRFAHFAHGDMMTMGAFIAFLLAMAATALGITTPIVPTGFLVLPVAMILAAVIALGLDKGFYAPLRKRGARPVTMLIASIGVTLIIQGAIRLFFGSGTYSFFETEQKQLVRIPVPLEGVTRTINFTQPQLLMVLCTAVAVLALHFFLTRSRLGKAMRAMADNADLAQVSGINTKLVVRVTWIIAGSLAAMAGTMLALDVNLKPDLAFNIVLPIFAAAIVGGLGQSYGAIAGGFLIGFAETLAIFNWSVLLRPLAGALPFELPGTLAIVPTEYKLTVAFVILVVVLLWRPTGIFKGAST; this comes from the coding sequence ATGAACGAACTGATCTTCTTTTTCAACAATGTGGTCGTCGCCGGCGTGGTGCTGGGCTCGATCTATGCGGTCGGCGCCATCGGCGTGACGCTGATCTTCGGCATCCTCAGGTTCGCGCATTTCGCCCATGGCGACATGATGACGATGGGGGCGTTCATCGCCTTTCTCCTCGCCATGGCGGCGACGGCGCTCGGCATCACCACGCCGATCGTGCCGACCGGCTTTTTGGTGCTGCCGGTGGCGATGATCCTTGCGGCGGTCATCGCGCTGGGGCTCGACAAGGGCTTTTATGCGCCGCTGAGGAAACGCGGGGCGCGGCCGGTGACCATGCTGATCGCCTCGATCGGGGTGACGCTGATCATCCAGGGGGCGATCCGGCTGTTCTTCGGCTCGGGCACCTATTCGTTCTTCGAGACCGAACAGAAGCAGCTGGTCCGCATTCCGGTGCCGCTCGAAGGGGTGACGCGCACCATCAACTTCACTCAGCCGCAACTGCTGATGGTGCTCTGCACCGCGGTGGCGGTGCTGGCGCTGCATTTCTTCCTCACCCGCTCGCGGCTGGGCAAGGCGATGCGGGCCATGGCCGACAATGCCGACCTGGCGCAGGTCTCGGGCATCAACACCAAGCTGGTGGTGCGGGTGACCTGGATCATTGCCGGCTCGCTCGCGGCGATGGCCGGCACCATGCTGGCGCTCGACGTCAACCTGAAGCCGGACCTGGCGTTCAACATCGTGCTGCCGATCTTCGCGGCGGCGATCGTGGGCGGGCTGGGACAATCCTACGGCGCCATCGCCGGCGGCTTCCTGATCGGTTTTGCCGAGACGCTGGCGATCTTCAACTGGTCGGTGCTGCTGAGGCCGTTGGCCGGTGCGTTGCCGTTCGAACTGCCGGGGACGCTGGCAATCGTGCCCACCGAATACAAGCTGACCGTGGCGTTCGTCATCCTCGTGGTGGTGCTGCTGTGGCGTCCTACCGGTATCTTCAAGGGAGCCTCGACATGA
- a CDS encoding ABC transporter ATP-binding protein, whose translation MALLDIKDVVGGYGGAPILNGVNLSIEQSDIGVIVGPNGAGKSTTLKAIFGLLKVTEGSISFAGDEIQNSLPDRLVPRGLSFVPQEKNVFTSMSVEENLEMGAFTRSDDFRPTMEWVYEMFPVLREKRRQPAGELSGGQRQMVAMGRALMSQPKLLLLDEPSAGLSPRYVIEIFEQIVKVNKAGVAILMVEQNARQALAFASRGFVLATGRNRFTGTGQELIADPEVAKSFLGG comes from the coding sequence ATGGCGCTGCTCGACATCAAGGACGTCGTCGGCGGGTACGGCGGCGCGCCGATCCTCAACGGCGTCAATCTCTCGATCGAACAGTCCGATATCGGGGTGATCGTCGGCCCCAACGGGGCGGGCAAATCGACGACGCTGAAGGCGATCTTCGGGCTGCTGAAAGTCACCGAGGGCTCGATCAGCTTTGCCGGCGACGAGATTCAGAACTCGCTGCCCGATCGGCTGGTGCCCAGGGGGCTGAGCTTCGTGCCGCAGGAAAAGAACGTCTTCACCTCGATGAGCGTCGAGGAAAACCTCGAAATGGGGGCGTTCACCCGCAGCGACGATTTCAGGCCGACGATGGAGTGGGTCTACGAGATGTTCCCAGTGCTGCGCGAAAAGCGCCGGCAACCGGCGGGGGAGCTGTCGGGCGGGCAGCGGCAGATGGTGGCGATGGGCCGGGCGCTGATGAGCCAGCCCAAGCTGCTGTTGCTCGACGAACCGTCGGCGGGGCTCTCGCCGCGCTACGTGATCGAAATCTTCGAGCAGATCGTCAAGGTCAACAAGGCTGGCGTCGCAATCCTGATGGTGGAGCAGAACGCCCGGCAGGCCCTCGCCTTCGCCTCACGCGGGTTCGTCCTCGCTACCGGCAGGAACCGTTTCACCGGCACGGGCCAGGAGCTCATTGCCGATCCCGAAGTCGCCAAGAGCTTCTTGGGAGGCTGA
- a CDS encoding ABC transporter ATP-binding protein has protein sequence MSFDAVIDVKNVSKRFGGLRAVNDCSLRVERGSITGLIGPNGAGKSTLFNLVAGNIVPDSGQIIFDGQDVTGLKPHQLFHRGMLRTFQIAHEFSNMTALENLMVVPSGQPGESLIRTWLTPGVVKDAERHVRQKALDVIDFLKLGHVKHELAGNLSGGQKKLLELGRTMMVDAKVVLLDEVAAGVNRTLLQDLAANIERMNQELGYTFFVIEHDMDLIGRLCDPVIVMAQGEKIAEGPMEEIRANPEIIEAYFGSPVEAA, from the coding sequence GTGTCCTTCGACGCAGTCATCGACGTCAAGAACGTCAGCAAGCGCTTTGGCGGCTTGCGCGCAGTCAACGATTGTTCGCTCCGGGTCGAGCGCGGCTCGATCACCGGGCTGATCGGGCCGAACGGCGCCGGTAAATCGACGCTGTTCAACCTGGTCGCCGGCAATATCGTGCCCGATAGCGGACAGATTATCTTTGATGGCCAGGACGTTACCGGGCTGAAACCGCATCAGCTGTTTCATCGGGGCATGCTGCGCACCTTCCAGATCGCGCATGAATTCTCCAACATGACGGCGCTGGAGAACCTGATGGTGGTTCCCTCCGGACAGCCGGGCGAGAGCCTGATCCGTACCTGGCTGACGCCCGGCGTGGTCAAGGACGCCGAGCGCCATGTGCGCCAGAAGGCGCTCGACGTCATCGATTTCCTCAAGCTCGGACACGTCAAGCACGAGCTCGCCGGGAACCTCTCGGGCGGGCAGAAGAAGCTGCTGGAGCTCGGCCGCACCATGATGGTCGACGCCAAGGTGGTGCTGCTCGACGAAGTGGCGGCCGGCGTCAACCGCACGCTGCTGCAGGACCTGGCCGCCAATATCGAGCGGATGAACCAGGAGCTGGGCTACACCTTTTTCGTCATCGAACACGACATGGACCTGATCGGGCGACTGTGCGATCCGGTAATCGTGATGGCGCAGGGCGAGAAGATCGCCGAGGGGCCGATGGAGGAGATCCGCGCCAATCCCGAGATCATCGAGGCCTATTTCGGCTCTCCGGTGGAGGCTGCGTAA
- a CDS encoding methylglyoxal synthase, with protein MARIGLVAHDDKKDELVAWARLNRDKLAGHELWGTGTSGGRVTEGTGLPVTRLLSGPLGGDAQLGAMIAEGRLDALIFFQDPLTAMPHDVDIKSLTRLATLYNILLAPNHRTADAVLAAL; from the coding sequence ATGGCGCGTATCGGGCTCGTGGCGCACGACGACAAGAAGGATGAACTGGTCGCCTGGGCCAGGCTCAACCGCGACAAGCTCGCCGGGCACGAGCTGTGGGGCACCGGCACCAGCGGCGGGCGGGTCACCGAGGGCACCGGTTTGCCGGTGACGCGCCTGCTCAGCGGGCCGCTGGGCGGCGACGCGCAACTGGGCGCGATGATCGCCGAGGGGCGGCTCGATGCGCTGATCTTCTTTCAGGATCCGCTCACCGCCATGCCGCACGACGTCGACATCAAGTCGCTGACGCGGCTCGCAACGCTCTACAACATCCTGTTGGCGCCGAACCACAGAACCGCCGATGCGGTGCTTGCAGCGCTTTGA